TGAATGTGTTGAAGTTGCTATTCTTCCCGCTGTCCCCGTAGAGGTCGTAATTGAGCAATGCCCCAAAGGCGTTGGCAGCCTTCGGCGAGGCCATTTCAGACTGGTTGAGCTGGGTGGTCTTCAGATCTAACAGGCTCAGCGGTGCGGTTAGCGCCAGGGTTTGTTGCTGAACGTTATAGTCAACCGTGACCTGGGCAATGTCATTCAGGTAAAACGGCGGCTGCGCTTTTTCCGGCAGGTGAAATCCCAACTGACGCAGGGCCATTGCGTCGCCGTAGAGTTTTCCCTGCGCGTAGCCAAGATGAACCAGACCCACGGCATTCCCGTTCACCGTCGTGTCCAGATATAAATCCACGCCTACAGGCTGAGCTGTATCATTACTGGCCGCATTCTGAGGTAAGTCATTATTAGTATTTTGTGCTGCTGTCATGCCTGAGAAAAATAAACCATTAAGCAATACAATATTTACCAAAGAATATGGCCAGTCATAGATTTTGTTCTGTTTTTTGACCATTGATAGTGACTTCAACCTTTCCACTGTGATAAGCATCACTGGCAGACGAAGATATTATCCACCGCATAGTTGAACCGGGAAGAACATAGCCTAACAGGCCTGGAGTAATCGTTTTTCGTGCACCATTAGCCTGAATAAATGTCATGGCAGAAAGCTGGGCGTGGCTGTTTCCATGATTACTCACATCGATAAATGTTTTGCCATCGGTTTGCACTAATGCCCATTTAAGTTTCGCGGTGTTTTCAGCCTGCCCCACAGGCTGCAAAAACACCGGCACAGAATAGCGCATGACAAATTGAAGGGTATTTTTCTGCACTTTAGCAGGCGGCAGTTCATCAATAAACAAACGATAGGCCTGCTCTACCTGATTGGTGGCAGGCGTCGTGCGGATCACGCGGACAAGCTGGCGCTCCCCGGCGGGCAGCGTCACGATAGGTGGGCTAATGACCAGCCCCTGAGAGGTTGACAGCCTGTCGGCATTGCCGCTTTGCTGCCAGTTGAAAACCCGTACCTGTGCGTTGAGCGGCGCAGTCCCTTCATTACTTAACCATATACCGTCCGCATTTTGTGTGGCGCTCAACGTCAGGTTAACCGGCGATATCTGCAGGCCACCGGCTAACGCGTTTTGTCCCACGGCCAGCGCCAGCAACAGGCACGCGCAGGCAGGGCGTCCGCCTAATTTCATTTTCATCCGTTGTCCTGAAATCAGTAGTTAACGTTGACGGTCACTGTATCCGCATAGCTGTCTGGCGTGTAGTTGGCGCTCGCCGCAGTGGCATAAACCGTATACGTTATAGCCAGTCCTGTGCCTAAGCCCGCCACGCCGTTACCCACTGTCGTTGTGGTGGCGGTGTTACCCCAAACCGGCCCGGTAGCCGAGGTTTGGTTCAACTGATAAGGAACTTTGTCGGTGTTGGTTGCAGCGTTAAGCACGGACGACATCGCCCCCGAACCGGTGGTGGTTCCGCCGTTGGCCGCAGAAGGTGCAAGTCCGATAAAATAAGGCGTTGCCTTTGAGCAGTTAACGGTGAACGTATTACTTTGCGAGGTGTTTACTGCGCTAGCTGCCACCGACCCAAGGTTAATATTCGAGCCCGTGCCAGCCGTCACTGCACAGGATTTTGTAATCGTGATGAGGACCTGAAATGTACCGTTTGCCACCGCCGCATTAGCCGATGGAATAACCGCAAACGCAGTACAAGAGAGAATTAAGCGTGCTGCAGTGGCTGAATTCATATCCTTACCCTCATTCAAATGATTCAATCATGCTTCGTGAATATACAGCGAAGCGGCACGGGATGATTTAACGTTAGTCTATATTCCGCTTTAATAAAGACGGCGGACACCATAACTTGTCGTTTATATAATTCGTCATGAAGCCAAAGACCAGCCTCTTAAATACCGCTCATGCTGCAGGAAACATAATTCCGCCCACACATTAAGCCTAATCGTTCAATTTACAAGCAGGCAAAACGGTTTCTGTTCGCAACTTTCATAGACCGCCTGGTAAGAAAAAAATCAGTACGTTACGTCATCACTTAGTTGAAATTTAGTTTAGAGAATGGGAAATAACCAGACCACGTCAAAAAATTCACCTCAGCGGTGGATTGACACACTATTACCAATAAAAACAAACCGTTAACCGCAACACCCCTCAACATTCTGCAACGTGAAAAGAATATATCCACTGTTTTGTGACAACAATCACAAATAATGATTAAGTGCTGCTTAATTAACAATTAACAGAATTTATAAAAAAGAGTTGTATATCGGCGCAGTTTGATTCAATTTATGCTCCGCACATTTACGGCCCGGAAACAATAATTATATAGGGGTCAGTAAGTTACAAAAAAACACACATTAACTACAGTCAACTACGGGGTTACTAAGTCAGTGGCAAGTTCAAACAAACTCACGCTATTCATCATTCTGTTCATGATAGCGGGGATCTTCACCGGTGCGGCCATCCACGAATACGCCGCCGCCGACGTCATCAAAGGCTACGCCGATAACATCACGCTGTTTACCGATATCTTCCTGCGTCTGATCAAAATGGTGATTGCACCTTTGGTCTTTAGCACCCTGACGGTCGGCATCATGAAGCTGGGCGAAACCTCTACCATTGGCCGCGTAGGCGGTAAAGCAATGGTCTGGTTTGTCTCTTCTTCCGTGCTGTCGATTCTGGTCGGCCTGTTTATTGTCACCCTGGAGCATCCGGGCGCGGGCATGAACCTGGAAGTTCCGGCCGAAACCGTACAGACCGGCCTTGCCGTTAGCGGGATGACGCTGAAAGCCTTTATATCCCATACGATCCCAACCAGCATTGCCGGGGCGATGTCGGACAACGAGATCCTGCAGATTGTGGTGTTCTCGATGTTCTTTGGTATTGCCGGTGCCTCTTTGGGCGAGAAATTTAACGCCCCGCTGGTCAGCGCCCTGGACGTTGTGTCCCACATCATGCTAAAAGTGACCGGCTATGTGATGTATGTGGCGCCGTTGGCCATTTTCGCCGCCATCTCTTCGGTGATTGCAACCCAGGGCCTGGGCATTCTGCTGAACTACGCGTCGTTCATCGGCGGCTACTATGTGGCTATCGTGCTGACCTGCGTGGTACTGATTAGCGTCGGCTACATGGTGCTGAAGCGGGATGTGTTCCGCCTGCTGGCGATGCTGAAAGATCCTGTTCTGGTCGCCTTTACTACCAGCAGCTCCGAAGCGGCCTACCCGAAAACGCTGGATCAGCTGACCCGCTTCGGATGCTCCCGCAACATCGCCTCGTTTGTGCTGCCCATCGGTTACTCCTTTAACCTGGTCGGCTCGATGGTCTACTGCTCCTTCGCTTCCATGTTTATTGCCCAGGCTTACAACGTGCACCTCTCCTTCTCTGAGATTGCCGTTCTGATGCTGACGCTGATGCTGGCGTCCAAAGGCATTGCCGGCGTGCCGCGCTCCGCGCTGGTTGTGCTGGCAGCGACGATTCCAAGTTTCAATATTCCGGTAGCGGGTATCCTGCTGCTGATGGGCATTGACCACTTCCTGGATATGGGCCGCTCGGCCATCAACGTGCTGGGCAACGGCGTGGCTACCGCGATGCTGTCCAAGAACGAAGGGATGCTGGAAGAAACCGGCTCCGTGCCGGGGGAAGAAGTTCAGGCATAAAAAAAGGCTACCCTCGGGTAGCCTTTCTTCTTTCTATCAAGTCTGGTCAGGCAACCGCAGAATCCAGCAGTTCCATCTCTTCGCTGTTCAGCAGCTTCTCGATGTTCACCAGAATCAGCATACGTTCGCCCAACGCCCCCAGGCCTGTCAGGTATTCAGTCGACAGCGTAACGGCAAACTCAGGCGCAGGACGAATCTGATCGGCCGTCAGCGACAGCACATCGGACACGCCATCAACCACAATCCCGACCACGCGTTTTTCCAGGTTCAGCACGATAACCACGGTGTTGTCGTTATATTCCACGCCGTCCTGCTCGAACTTCAGGCGCAGGTCGATGATCGGCACAATCACGCCGCGCAGGTTGGTTACGCCCTTGATAAAAGCTGGCGTGTTCGCGATGCGCGTCACCTGATCGTAACCGCGGATCTCCTGCACCTTCAGGATATCAATGCCGTACTCTTCAGCGCCGAGAGTGAACACCAGAAACTCCTGGCCTACGTTTTCTCCGGTCAGTTTTGTCACATTTGTTAGTGCAGTCATTTGCGTACCTATTCTTTTAAGCGGTTAATCAGGCGACGGTTAGCGCCAGACGTTGTTCACGGTTTAGCCCCTGCAGCGCAGAAACATCGACGATCAGCGCCACGCTGCCGTCCCCCAAAATGGTGGCCGCAGAAATGCCCGGCACCTTGCGGTAGTTGCTTTCAAGGTTTTTCACTACAACCTGGTGCTGGCCAATCAACTGATCGACCAGCAGCGCATAGCGACGCCCGGCGCTTTGCAGGATCACAACGATGCCCTGCGTGGCTTCGGTTTTTGCGCCTTGAACGTCAAAGACTTTCCACAGCTCAACCAGCGGCAGATACTCCCCGCGTACTTCCAGTACACGCTCGCCGCCCGCCAGCGGGTGCAAATCTTCTTCCTGCGGCTGCAGAGATTCCATCACCGCGTTCAGCGGAAGAATAAATACTTCGTCACTCACCTTGACCGACATGCCGTCCAGAATGGCGAGGGTCAGCGGCAGCAGGATACGAATGGTCGTCCCTGCCCCGGCTTTCGATTGAATTTCGACGTGGCCGCCCATCTCCTGGATGTTACGTTTCACCACGTCCATGCCCACGCCGCGGCCAGAAACATCGGTCACCTGCTCGGCAGTAGAGAAGCCCGGTGCGAAGATCAGCATTCCCACTTCGTCATCGGTCATGCTTTCGCTGACCGGCATTCCCTGGGAAATAGCCTTCGCCAGAATACGTTCGCGGTTAAGCCCTGCGCCGTCATCGGTCACTTCGATACAGATATTGCCGCCCTGGTGTTCCGCAGACAGAATCAGGTTGCCAACTTCGGACTTCCCTGCCGCGCGGCGTTTTTCCGGCGACTCGATGCCATGATCCAGGCTGTTACGCACCAGGTGCGTTAACGGGTCAATAATACGCTCGATCAGGCTCTTATCCAGCTCCGTGGAGCTGCCCATCAGCGTCAGTTCCACCTGCTTGTTCAGTTTCCCGGCCAGGTCACGGACCAGACGCGGGAAGCGGCTGAAGACGTATTCCATCGGCATCATACGGATAGACATCACCGACTCCTGGAGGTCGCGCGCATTACGCTGCAACTGCCCCATGCTGGTGATCAAATCGCCGTGGTTGACCGGGTCGAGTTCGTTAGAGCGCTGGGCCAGCATTGACTGGGTAATAACCAGTTCACCGACCAGGTTAATGAGTTGGTCAACCTTCTCTACCGCCACGCGGATACTGGTAGATTCGGATGCGCGAGCGGCAGGCTTATCGCGCTCAACGCGCCCTGTGGCTGGCGTTAACGGCTCCGGCAGGCCGGCTTTTTGCACCGCGACTGCCGTTTGCGCAGCAGCTTCAGGCACCGCCACCGAAGTGGTTTCTGCCACCGCTGGCGCACTTGTTGCGGCAACGGGCACAAAGCTGATTTGCTCGGGCTCAATTACGAAGCAAAGTACGGCGGTAATATCATCTTCGCTGACGCTGGTTTCCAGCGTGGCCGTCACGGAAGCGGCGTCTTTAACCACATCGCTCAGGGTGCCCAGGTTCCCCAGCTCTTCGAGCATCAGGTCACGTTCAGCCTCTTTCAACCCATCAATCACCACCCGCAGTTTGCCGCCGTTGTCGGCTGGTGCGGACGCAGGCTGCTCCGTTTCTACCACGGAGAGTTTGGCCGGCGCCGACGGAGCCTCGCCTTTGGCTTCCAGGGCCAGTTGACGCAGCGCTTTGCAGATATAATCGAAGCTTGCGGCATCCGGCTCTTCAGAGTTTTTATAGGCGTCCAACTGTTCCTGCATAATATCCTTGGTTTCCAAAAACAGGTTGATGATATCGGTGTTGAGCTGCATCTCACCGCGCCGCGCTTCGTCGAGCAGGTTCTCCATCAGGTGGGTCGTTTCCTGCAGGATGGAGAAGCCAAACGTGCCGGCGCCACCCTTGATGGAGTGAGCCGCACGGAAAATAGCGTTCAACTGTTCAGAATCCGGCGCCTCGGGCACCAAATCCAGGAGATGCTGCTCCATATCAGCCAACAGTTCGTCGGCTTCGTCAAAAAATGTCTGGTAAAAATCGCTAATATCCATGCTCACGCTATCACCTCGTAGCTGGTTGTGGCGCAACTGTGTTATTCGCCGGAGCCGCCGTAGGATCCTGCTGCAGAACGCCAAGAGGTTGGTTATCGCTCTCGGAGTTCTCGTGCATGATGGCGTCTTCGGTCTGTTTATTAAGCACCAGCAAACTGATGCGACGGTTAATGGCGTCACCGCCTCCGCGTTTGGAGAGACTCATCGTGGAGGACATCCCGATCACGCGCAGCACTTTGCCATCGTCGAGACCACCGGCTACCAGCTCACGGCGGGACGCGTTCGCGCGGTCGGCGGAAAGCTCCCAGTTGCTGTAGCCGCGCTCGCCGTTGGCATAAGGCAGGTCATCGGTATGACCGGACAAGCTTATCTTGTTAGGGATACCGTTCAGCACCGGCGCGATTTTGCGCAGGATGTCACGCATGTAAGGTTCCACTTCCGCGCTGCCGTTTTTAAACATCGGGCGGTTTTGGCTGTCGATAATCTGAATACGCAGCCCTTCCTGAACCAGATCGATTTGCAGGTGCGGGCGCAGCGCGCGCAGTTTAGGGTCGGATTCAATAAGCTGGTCCAGATCCCCCTTGATGCGTTTCAGGCGGTTGGCCTCCATACGCTTGCGCAGCTCTTCGATGTTGGGCTGTTTTTTCACTTCTCCCTGCTGCTGGGTGACGTCGTCGCCCCCACCAGGAATGGGACTTTCGCTGTCGGCAATGCGCTGGCCGCCGGTAATGGCCTGCGCCAGCGGGGTGCGGAAATAGTCAGCAATTTGCGCCAGCTCTTTCGGGCTGGAGATGGAAATCAGCCACATAACGAGGAAGAAAGCCATCATCGCGGTCATAAAGTCCGCGTAGGCAATTTTCCAGGAGCCGTGTGCCGCCCCGCCGTGTGCCTTGTGCTTGCGGCGCTTTACGACAACGATGGGATGGGCCTGATTTTTCATACTTCTTCTTCCGTCGCGCGCTGCGCGTTCGGGGAACGTACCGCTCTGACATGCTCTTCCAGCTCAATGAACGATGGACGCTCGCTGGAGTACAGCGTTTTACGGCCAAATTCCACCGCAATTGGCGGCGCATAACCGTTGAGACTGGACAGTAAAGTGACCTTCACGCACTGCATCATTTTGGTGGTTTCAGCGCTTTTTTGGCGCAGCACGCTCGCTAATGGGGAAATAAAACCGTAAGCCAGTAAAATACCGAGGAAAGTTCCCACCATTGCGTGCGCAATTAATGCGCCTAATTCCGCAGCGGGACGATCGGCAGATGCAAGAGCGTGCACAACCCCCATTACCGCAGCAACGATACCGAAGGCAGGTAATGAATCTCCCATTAACGCAAGGCTGTTGGCAGGTATTTCCGCTTCGCTTTCATGGGTCTCGATTTCTTCATCCATCAGCGCTTCAATTTCGAATGTATTCATATTTCCGCTGATGATTAAACGCAAATAATCGACAATAAAATCAAGCATCATGGTGTCCGCTAAAATACGCGGGTAGCTGGCGAAGATTTCGCTTTCTTTAGGGTTTTCAATGTCTCTTTCGAGTGAAAACATACCCTGCTGACGCGACTTAGCCATCAGACGATAAAGCAATGCCATCAAATCCATATACATGCTTTTGGTATATTTTGAACGTCTGAAGAGCAGCGGCAGCGCTTTTAAAGTCCCCTTAATCGCCTTGCCGTTATTCCCTACAATAAACGCCCCAATACCCGCCCCACCAATGATCACAAATTCAGCAGGTTGATAAAGTGCGCCAAGGTGGCCGCCGGTCAACATGTAACCGCCGAACACTGTCCCTAAAACAACCAGGTAACCTATTAAAATCAGCACGAGATCATCCTTACGCCGTTGAGTGTAGCGAGGATGCCCAGGAGGCAGATGCAGCGTCGTGTTTGGCCATAAAAAAAGCAGCGGTAATCTCTCACCGCTGCTGGAATACGCAAACACAGAATCTGTTAAACAGCCTGTTCCACCTGGTCATCCAGCAGTTGTGGAATAATATCGGCAGCATTCTGGGAAAGTTTACGTCTTTTTACCGCCCTTGATGGCGGCTGGCACAGACTGCAGGCAAAGCTGCCGACCGGCTGGTGTGCGTGGGTGATAAAATTGCCCCCACAGCAGTTACACTGGCTCAACTGGAGCATACCGCTCTCAACGAAACGAACCAGCGTCCAGGCGCGAGTCAGTGCCAGAAGCGGACCGTCAGACTGGGAAGGACATTGTTCAAGATAGAGTCGATAGGCTTTAATCACCGCATCAACGCCAGTGCATAGCCCACTACGAAGTAAAAACTGCCAGGCATTACAGAACATGGAAGCATGAATGTTTTGCTCCCAGGTCATAAACCAATCAGTAGAGAAAGGCAGCATCCCTTTTGGAGGAGGACTTCCACGGAGTTCTTTGTAGAGTTTGATCAGGCGACCACGGCTCAACTGCGTTTCGCTTTCCAGCATTTGCAGTCGGGCACCCAGTGTTATCAGCTCCATAGCAAGCTGAATATCGCGAGCTTCCTGGACAATACTTTTCTCGCTCATTTGTTATGCCCTTTTTTTCTTAGGTGCCTCGGCAGGCGTCGACACCTCATTCAATAAACGGGTAGATAACAAAATACCGGTATGGATTTGTTGTAAATCATCCACACGGGAGTCTTGTGTTAAACGAGTAATTGCCTGACTTTCGCTAAAACGGAACTGACAAACTAATTGGTTAGTTTCTGCCAGTTTCACCATTTGGGGCAACGTAAGTTCCCCTAGCGTATTTGCCATATCCTCAGCGATACCTAATCGAAACATAGCCGAAGCTTTGTCCTGACTAATAAGACGCTGTGCAAGCAATAAGTACGACAAATTGATGTCGTAAATATGTTTTAGCAACTCGGAAGTATGCATTTTTTCCATCCCGAATAACCAACTATTATTGTATGCGGCCCAGCCTAAATATCTCGGATGACAGTAACGTTTCAGCGTGTGTAAATTCTCCAGAAACTTACAATTGTAAGAAACCGAAGCGCATTTACCGCGCTACTACTGTTTTCTGAACTATTAGGGGGTTTTTACCGCACCCCGCGATGTCGCCGGGTCGCCCCGGTTAAATTAAAACAATCGTTACGGCCAAAATGCACGGATAGATCTTTAGCTCCGACTCAGCCTCCTTCACATCCCACAGAAGAAGCCTTTTCCCTGACAGAGCCCGAACGTATGTTGTCGTTCATCATTTTATTACAAAAAACTAAGATTTTTCCTAATTCGGGCAAACTCTACTCGCAGCCCCTGGCACATACAATGCAGCCACCTGCGATTTTGGAATTTATGTGACGCAGATCACATAAATACATCATCCTTCGGAGTGAAAAGCATCAGAATCGCTTTTCATTTGCTTACTTTTTAATCTAATTGAGAATTTAACCGAAGCCGGTAGACGAATAGTGACACTGAAAGATCACAACTCCATGAGTTGCCATTGCTTTTTATCCGATACCGGCGGCCAGGAATGCCTGGGCGATCACACTTTAAGAAAGCCATAAAGAGTAATCTGCTGTTATTCATGGACTTAAGTCAAATTATAGCGTGATTTTAACCGACCGTTATGATTTCAAAAGCGTCAGTTACCGAAAGTTATCGCGCGATCCAGGTTCTCAAATTAATCCGTTCGTCTGATGGAAAAATTTCACATTTCGTCTACGAAACAATGTTGCAAATTCGTTTCATAAGAATAACTAAACAATTTCTATGAGTGGCCTCACATTTCGTATCGCGACAAGCGTTGCACCTGGGGCACAACTGGTGTAAGAAAATGTTAACAATTCACGCTAAATGTGGAGGGGTTATATGAGCTATCGTCATGTGCTGGTTGCCGTTGCTATCACGCCTGAAAGCCATCGTCTGGTACAAAAGGCCGTCTCCATCGTCAAACCCGTCAACGGAAAAATTTCCCTCGTCACGCTCGCATCAGATCCTGAACTGTATAACCAGCTTGCCGCCCCTATGATGGAAAACCTGCGCGATCTGATGCTGGAAGAAACCCATCTTTTTCTCGATGAGTTAAAAGAGAAAGCGCAATATCCTGTTGAAAAGGTAATTATTTCCACAGGGGAACTAAGCGAGCACATTTTGGATATCTGTCAAAAGCACGATGTCGATTTAGTACTTTGCGGTAATCATAATCAGAGTTTCTTCGGCAAAGTCATGTGCTCAGCCAAGGCTGTCGTGGCTTCTAGCCAGGTCGATGTGCTGCTGGTCCCGCTTTAACGCCCCTCCAACAGGAAGCGGAGCCTACTCGGCTTTTTTAGCCTCAACTCCGCTGCTTTTTCAGTTATTCCACAGCGACTAATCACGTCAATTTATAAAAACTCACGTTTTTGTCCTGTGCTTTCGCCACGGTCTTAATACAGAAAGATAACGCTCAAATAAACGGCAGGGTTTTCGGGTTTCGTCATAACGCCTGCCGCACCGTATTCCTCGGGGATACTTCGCCGGCAGGATACTGCTTCCCTTTAGCAACCCAATCACCCCACCTGGGCATACTTTTTTACGATAGATAGAAAAAAACAATTCATTAGCCGTATCAGCGGATTCGGCCCTATTACCCTTCCCGGAATTGCTCGTTTTTTATCCCCGCAGCCTGTTCAGGTGCAACCCCGGATCGCGTTCGCCCGACAATCGTTCGCCCCACAGAGCGAGTGTTTTGTTTGAAACCCGGATGATTAAATCCCTGACTGAGAGGTAAATGATACAAACATGATCTCTATGCGCTTAAGCCGTCAATTTAAAAAAGAGCAGAAAAATAAAAAATGATTCACATTATAAACAATTGAAAAATTCAGCCAGCCACACTTTTGACGTGACACCAAAAGGATGACACCCCATTAACATGGAGGATATATTTTATATCAAATACAGTAGGTTACATAAGTTAAGAAAAAAGAACAAATCAGCCTGCTTTTATCTTTAATAAGATGAAAGAAATCAAAAATAGCGCTAATCAGGACTTTTCTCATCCTTGATAGCAGCGTATGTTTATTTCATCCCTTCGTAAAATTGCTCATGGAAATAAGGATATTTATATGCCCGCGGCCAGCATGATCCAGAAACTTAATGCGCAAATTAATCGTGAGTTCTACGCGTCCCACCTGTGTCTGCACCTGAGCGCCTGGTGTGCCAAAAACAGCCTGACAGGGAGTGCGAATTTTTTACGCAGCCAGGCACAAAACAACGTCACCCACATGATGCGGGTCTTCAATTTTATGAAGCAGTCCGGCGGCATGCCTAGCGTCGGCACCATCTCTCCGCCTGACTGCCACAGCCTGACGCTGGAAGAACTTTTCCAACAAACGCTGGATGACCATCACCTGAGACATGAAACGCTGACCATGCTTAAGGAAGAAGCTAAAGCCGTCAATGCCGGTAAGATTGTGAGTTTTTTAATGGCGCTGGAATTAGAACAGGATCGCGAGGGAGAGCGGCTGCAAACGGTTCTTGAAGAGGTGCGCAATGCCAAAAAAGCGGGCCTGTGTATGAGCCAGACCGACAGGCGCGTGCTCAGCTTCGTCGAACACGGCTGTCATTGAGCTGTTCGGCTCAGATAAAGAAGCCCCGCGAATCGCGGAGCTTCTTTATGGCAGCTTAAAACAGCCTCAGTGTGCGTCTTTCTGCTGCGTGAATTTCAGCTCAATCAGGGCAATTGCTTTTTGAATCGCCCGGCGCGTGACCGGGTCAACGGCCGCTGGATGGGTGGTAAAATCGATGGTTTTCAGCTGTTCAGCCATCTTGTCACGGACTTCAACGGGGGCAATCACATCAATCACGTCGAGAATTTGTTTAATCACTAACTGGCACGCCACGACATCGGAAACCAGTTCCTGATCGGCAGAGAGTTGTTCGGCCATTTTAATCTCCTGTTTTATTTGCGCGACAGTCTACCTGCGCGCCTCTGCACGAGGCAACAGCGTATTCGCCGGAAGAAAGGGAAGCGAGAGCAAAATGCCCCCGCCGACTCATTTTTCGAACTGCCAGCAGGCCACCCGG
This Klebsiella michiganensis DNA region includes the following protein-coding sequences:
- a CDS encoding universal stress protein UspC (ppGpp-dependent; membrane-associated, stress protein produced under conditions of nutrient deprivation, osmotic shock and oxidative stress), encoding MSYRHVLVAVAITPESHRLVQKAVSIVKPVNGKISLVTLASDPELYNQLAAPMMENLRDLMLEETHLFLDELKEKAQYPVEKVIISTGELSEHILDICQKHDVDLVLCGNHNQSFFGKVMCSAKAVVASSQVDVLLVPL
- a CDS encoding ferritin (ferritin B; required for virulence in Salmonella; may be involved in repair of damaged Fe-S clusters); translated protein: MPAASMIQKLNAQINREFYASHLCLHLSAWCAKNSLTGSANFLRSQAQNNVTHMMRVFNFMKQSGGMPSVGTISPPDCHSLTLEELFQQTLDDHHLRHETLTMLKEEAKAVNAGKIVSFLMALELEQDREGERLQTVLEEVRNAKKAGLCMSQTDRRVLSFVEHGCH